In Drosophila yakuba strain Tai18E2 chromosome X, Prin_Dyak_Tai18E2_2.1, whole genome shotgun sequence, a single genomic region encodes these proteins:
- the LOC6523904 gene encoding N-alpha-acetyltransferase 30A isoform X1: MADAQAAAAGKKKYKNKKNSADKNPNSNPNSNPNSSGQVEAQTPSNGHAQHQEEDATEDQQPAQELRGLLKKMHLCNGHGPKEQDAPPIVEVLNGHAHGHSNNNHIRSTSGSSNNNNSTHNNNSVDSSNNNRKQRREGGSDSNASNPEEKPITATSNTTANTHPTTTTAPKTKVSEEAAVEQGGQVATGSGYCREQEEKQLPSASAEGATPTITTQLQLPEPAISADEIVYKEYEAEHQMHVSTIAVLSELCAMLIPHMLNNMQDIMRLIQAELSEPYSIYTYRYFIYNWPKLCFLASHDNQYVGAIVCKLDMHMNVRRGYIAMLAVRKEYRKLKIGTTLVTKAIEAMLADNADEVVLETEMRNQPALRLYENLGFVRDKRLFRYYLNGVDALRLKLWFR, from the exons ATGGCGGATGCCCAGGCAGCGGCGGCCGGAAAGAAGAAGTACAAGAACAAAAAGAACTCGGCGGATAAGAACCCCAATTCGAATCCGAACTCGAATCCGAATTCCAGTGGCCAGGTGGAGGCGCAGACACCCAGCAATGGACACGCTCAGCACCAGGAGGAGGACGCGACGGAAGACCAGCAGCCAGCACAGGAGCTCAGGGGCCTCCTTAAGAAGATGCACCTTTGCAATGGCCATGGTCCCAAGGAGCAGGATGCTCCGCCGATTGTCGAGGTCCTCAACGGCCATGCACATGggcacagcaacaacaatcacaTTCGCAGCACtagcggcagcagcaacaacaacaacagcacccacaacaacaacagcgtggacagcagcaacaacaaccgcaAGCAGCGAAGAGAAGGAGGATCAGATTCAAACGCCTCCAATCCGGAGGAGAAGCCCATAACAGCCACAAGCAACACCACTGCCAACACACACCCAACCACAACGAcggccccaaaaacaaaagtttcgGAGGAGGCGGCTGTGGAACAGGGAGGGCAAGTGGCGACGGGGAGTGGCTATTGCCgggagcaggaggagaagcAGCTGCCCTCCGCCTCCGCAGAaggggccacgcccaccattACAACACAGCTCCAGCTGCCAGAACCTGCCATTTCAGCCGACGAGATCGTGTATAAGGAATACGAGGCTGAACACCAAATGCATGTGAGTACTATCGCCGTACTATCCGAACTATGCGCAATGCTAATCCCCCACATGTTGAACAACATGCAGGACATCATGCGACTGATCCAGGCGGAGCTGTCCGAGCCCTACTCGATATACACGTACCGCTACTTCATCTACAATTGGCCAAAACTCTGCTTCCTCGCCTCGCACGACAATCAGTACGTGGGCGCTATTGTGTGCAAGCTGGACATGCACATGAACGTGCGGCGCGGCTACATCGCCATGCTGGCCGTGCGCAAGGAGTATCGCAAGCTCAAGATCGGCACCACGCTGGTCACCAAGGCCATAGAG GCAATGCTGGCCGACAATGCCGACGAGGTGGTGCTGGAGACGGAGATGCGGAACCAGCCGGCTTTGCGGCTCTACGAGAACTTGGGCTTCGTGCGTGATAAGCGGCTGTTCCGTTACTATCTCAATGGAGTGGACGCGCTGCGGTTGAAGCTCTGGTTTAGATGA
- the LOC6523904 gene encoding N-alpha-acetyltransferase 30A isoform X2, protein MADAQAAAAGKKKYKNKKNSADKNPNSNPNSNPNSSGQVEAQTPSNGHAQHQEEDATEDQQPAQELRGLLKKMHLCNGHGPKEQDAPPIVEVLNGHAHGHSNNNHIRSTSGSSNNNNSTHNNNSVDSSNNNRKQRREGGSDSNASNPEEKPITATSNTTANTHPTTTTAPKTKVSEEAAVEQGGQVATGSGYCREQEEKQLPSASAEGATPTITTQLQLPEPAISADEIVYKEYEAEHQMHDIMRLIQAELSEPYSIYTYRYFIYNWPKLCFLASHDNQYVGAIVCKLDMHMNVRRGYIAMLAVRKEYRKLKIGTTLVTKAIEAMLADNADEVVLETEMRNQPALRLYENLGFVRDKRLFRYYLNGVDALRLKLWFR, encoded by the exons ATGGCGGATGCCCAGGCAGCGGCGGCCGGAAAGAAGAAGTACAAGAACAAAAAGAACTCGGCGGATAAGAACCCCAATTCGAATCCGAACTCGAATCCGAATTCCAGTGGCCAGGTGGAGGCGCAGACACCCAGCAATGGACACGCTCAGCACCAGGAGGAGGACGCGACGGAAGACCAGCAGCCAGCACAGGAGCTCAGGGGCCTCCTTAAGAAGATGCACCTTTGCAATGGCCATGGTCCCAAGGAGCAGGATGCTCCGCCGATTGTCGAGGTCCTCAACGGCCATGCACATGggcacagcaacaacaatcacaTTCGCAGCACtagcggcagcagcaacaacaacaacagcacccacaacaacaacagcgtggacagcagcaacaacaaccgcaAGCAGCGAAGAGAAGGAGGATCAGATTCAAACGCCTCCAATCCGGAGGAGAAGCCCATAACAGCCACAAGCAACACCACTGCCAACACACACCCAACCACAACGAcggccccaaaaacaaaagtttcgGAGGAGGCGGCTGTGGAACAGGGAGGGCAAGTGGCGACGGGGAGTGGCTATTGCCgggagcaggaggagaagcAGCTGCCCTCCGCCTCCGCAGAaggggccacgcccaccattACAACACAGCTCCAGCTGCCAGAACCTGCCATTTCAGCCGACGAGATCGTGTATAAGGAATACGAGGCTGAACACCAAATGCAT GACATCATGCGACTGATCCAGGCGGAGCTGTCCGAGCCCTACTCGATATACACGTACCGCTACTTCATCTACAATTGGCCAAAACTCTGCTTCCTCGCCTCGCACGACAATCAGTACGTGGGCGCTATTGTGTGCAAGCTGGACATGCACATGAACGTGCGGCGCGGCTACATCGCCATGCTGGCCGTGCGCAAGGAGTATCGCAAGCTCAAGATCGGCACCACGCTGGTCACCAAGGCCATAGAG GCAATGCTGGCCGACAATGCCGACGAGGTGGTGCTGGAGACGGAGATGCGGAACCAGCCGGCTTTGCGGCTCTACGAGAACTTGGGCTTCGTGCGTGATAAGCGGCTGTTCCGTTACTATCTCAATGGAGTGGACGCGCTGCGGTTGAAGCTCTGGTTTAGATGA